The following are encoded together in the Tepidiforma bonchosmolovskayae genome:
- the queG gene encoding tRNA epoxyqueuosine(34) reductase QueG — protein sequence MDGGLKGRVLAVCREAGFPLAGVARAAPAGGARAAAERALAAGLFGEMRWMDADWVARATDPGRFLAGAKSLVVVALPAHAPDPPRPADGRARGLVARYARGRDYHRVFEARLRKAVRRLREKFGAEARATVDYGPLLERPYAAAAGLGWIGKSTMLLAPGFGPWVLLGVIATTLELEPDPPLRKSCGSCRRCIVACPTGAIAPDGGVVDARRCISYLTIEHRGVIPRELRAAMGARVFGCDDCLDACPVGANRWEADPELQAASAERAWPELASFLAMDQEAFAAAYRGTALMRAKRDGMARNACIALGNAGSAEDAEVLAAALEDSSPLVRGHAAWALGRLAARTGAEVRGRLAGRLAAEDDPWVREELELALAEADGRDATG from the coding sequence ATGGACGGCGGGCTGAAGGGCCGGGTGCTGGCGGTCTGCCGGGAGGCGGGCTTCCCGCTGGCGGGGGTGGCGCGGGCCGCGCCGGCGGGAGGAGCGCGCGCGGCGGCGGAGCGCGCGCTCGCGGCAGGGCTGTTCGGGGAGATGCGGTGGATGGACGCCGACTGGGTTGCACGGGCGACGGACCCGGGGCGGTTCCTCGCGGGGGCGAAGAGCCTCGTGGTGGTTGCGCTGCCGGCGCACGCTCCTGACCCGCCGCGGCCGGCGGACGGCCGGGCGCGCGGGCTCGTGGCGCGGTACGCGCGGGGGCGGGATTACCACCGGGTGTTCGAGGCGCGGCTGCGGAAGGCGGTGCGCCGGCTGCGGGAGAAGTTCGGGGCAGAGGCGCGGGCGACCGTGGATTACGGGCCGCTGCTGGAGCGGCCGTATGCCGCGGCAGCGGGGCTGGGCTGGATAGGGAAATCGACGATGCTGCTTGCGCCGGGGTTCGGGCCGTGGGTGCTGCTGGGGGTGATCGCGACGACGCTGGAGCTGGAGCCGGACCCGCCCCTGCGGAAGAGCTGCGGGAGCTGCCGGCGGTGCATCGTCGCGTGCCCGACGGGCGCGATCGCGCCGGACGGCGGCGTGGTGGATGCGCGGCGGTGCATCAGCTACCTGACGATTGAGCACCGGGGCGTCATCCCGCGGGAGCTGCGGGCGGCGATGGGGGCGCGGGTGTTCGGCTGCGACGACTGCCTCGATGCGTGCCCGGTGGGGGCGAACCGGTGGGAGGCCGACCCGGAGCTGCAGGCGGCGTCGGCCGAGCGGGCGTGGCCGGAGCTGGCGTCGTTCCTGGCGATGGACCAGGAAGCGTTCGCGGCGGCGTACCGGGGGACGGCGCTGATGCGGGCGAAGCGGGACGGGATGGCGCGAAATGCGTGCATCGCACTGGGGAACGCGGGTTCGGCGGAGGATGCGGAGGTGCTCGCCGCGGCGCTGGAGGATTCGTCGCCGCTAGTGCGCGGGCATGCCGCGTGGGCGCTCGGGCGGCTGGCGGCGCGGACCGGGGCGGAGGTGCGGGGACGCCTGGCGGGGCGGCTGGCGGCAGAAGATGATCCGTGGGTGCGCGAGGAGCTGGAGCTGGCGCTGGCGGAGGCTGACGGCCGGGACGCGACGGGGTAG
- a CDS encoding dienelactone hydrolase family protein, with protein sequence MGEMVTFPANGGTCSGYLAKPASGTGKGVIVIQEWWGLNDNIKGIADRFAAEGFVALAPDLYHGVVTKEPDEAGKLLMALNIQRAEADLKGAVAYLKEMTGGPVGTVGFCMGGALSLFAACNSDGDVGACVDFYGGHPAVKYNWDNLTAPVLGIWAEHDDFVNPNIPTYKAELEKRNITHEFITYPGTQHAFFNDEHPEPQYNPAAAKDAWEKTLAWFRKYL encoded by the coding sequence ATGGGTGAGATGGTGACCTTCCCGGCAAACGGCGGGACCTGCAGCGGATACCTTGCGAAGCCGGCTTCGGGCACGGGCAAGGGCGTGATCGTGATCCAGGAGTGGTGGGGGCTGAACGACAACATCAAGGGAATTGCGGACCGGTTCGCGGCGGAGGGGTTTGTTGCGCTGGCCCCGGACCTGTACCACGGGGTGGTGACAAAGGAGCCGGACGAGGCCGGCAAGCTGCTGATGGCGCTGAACATCCAGCGGGCAGAGGCGGACTTGAAGGGGGCGGTCGCCTATCTGAAGGAGATGACCGGGGGACCGGTGGGGACGGTGGGCTTCTGCATGGGCGGGGCGCTGAGCCTGTTCGCGGCGTGCAACAGCGACGGCGATGTGGGGGCGTGCGTCGACTTTTACGGCGGGCACCCGGCGGTGAAGTACAACTGGGACAACCTGACGGCGCCGGTGCTGGGGATCTGGGCCGAGCACGACGACTTCGTGAACCCGAACATCCCGACCTACAAGGCCGAGCTGGAGAAGCGGAACATCACGCACGAGTTCATCACCTACCCGGGGACGCAGCACGCGTTCTTCAACGACGAGCACCCGGAGCCGCAGTACAACCCGGCGGCGGCGAAGGATGCGTGGGAGAAGACGCTGGCCTGGTTCCGGAAGTACCTGTAA